In Hermetia illucens chromosome 1, iHerIll2.2.curated.20191125, whole genome shotgun sequence, one genomic interval encodes:
- the LOC119646379 gene encoding uncharacterized protein LOC119646379, giving the protein MSDSESKEDGDLANFASESLLMPMPENIVVSHPGITRSKFINHFQVGYLPLEFRTIIRNLEDNEDNSEDIIKLWNDVNDFVPQTFDDLVALYKLSCGLMLLPSTIEMTHLKLGVIHKVFRHTSHDWDVNPVMIHVISKELYPFLVDSRNLMYFIRIIAVVSRMAFYVSCCLAWSLFFRILDKEVKMYRLHDLQTMVDALKDDLDLKKMEENTSDFYSLLDAMAFLINVIVFRKSEEMICERYNDNFVSTREQIDVLYQWGSNILDTFQPHNVENQDPILIAELVRFDIVDPLRGFLEDTDIPT; this is encoded by the exons ATGTCTGATAGCGAAAGTAAAGAAGACGGTGATTTGGCGAATTTTGCAAGTGAATCGCTACTTATGCCGATGCCGGAAAACATAGTTGTATCGCATCCCGGCATCACAAGAAGCAAATTTATAAACCATTTCCAAGTCGGCTACTTGCCTTTAGAGTTTCGAACTATAATTCGGAATTTAGAGGACAATGAAGATAATTCTGAGGATATAATTAAG CTTTGGAATGATGTCAACGACTTTGTGCCACAGACTTTTGACGATCTTGTAGCGCTTTACAAACTGTCCTGCGGTCTTATGCTCTTGCCAAGTACCATAGAAATGACACATCTGAAGCTGGGAGTAATTCACAAAGTGTTCCGTCATACCTCGCACGATTGGGACGTAAATCCTGTTATG ATTCATGTCATCAGCAAAGAACTGTATCCGTTTCTTGTCGACAGTAGGAACTTAATGTATTTTATACGAATCATAGCAGTTGTGAGTCGAATGGCCTTCTACGTTTCGTGCTGCTTGGCTTGGTCTCTCTTTTTCCGGATTTTAGATAAGGAAGTGAAAATGTACAGGCTTCATGAC TTGCAGACCATGGTAGATGCATTGAAAGATGATCTGGACCTTAAAAAAATGGAGGAGAATACGAGCGACTTTTATTCATTATTGGACGCAATGGCATTTCTTATTAATGTGATAGTCTTCAGAAAATCCGAAGAAATGATTTGCGAGCGATACAATGATAACTTTGTAAGTACTCGGGAGCAAATCGACGTGTTATATCAATGGGGCTCAAATATCCTTGACACGTTCCAACCGCACAATGTAGAAAATCAAGACCCGATTCTG ATTGCTGAGCTGGTTAGATTCGACATTGTAGATCCTTTGAGAGGGTTCCTAGAGGATACTGACATTCCCACATAA